ATCAAACAGTTAGTACTTTTATTATCGCAAGCGATAATGATCAAGGATTTTCTGAAAGCGACTTTAAAAAATGGCAGGCATTGCTTTTATATTTATTACCTGTCTTGGAAGTATTTTCAGCCCGTAATACTATTAAATCATTGTTAAATACTTATGTTGGCCCCAGTACGGGAAAGAAAATTCTCAACGGTATTGTAAAGCGAGGAGACTCTGAGCTGATTGAATGTGCCTTATGGTATAGTGATTTACGAAACTTCACAGCTTTGACAGAATCTTTGTCGACAGAAGCGATGTTACAACTGTTAAACTCCTACTTTGAATTAATCACAAATGCGGTAACCCAGCATAATGGTGAAGTTTTGCGCTTTATCGGTGATGCAATGCTAATTGTATTCACAGCAGAAGAATTAGGTTCAATTGATAATGCTTGTATAGCAGCATTACAGGCTGCGCTTGATGCAAATAATCAATTACAGCAATTGAATAAAGAGCTAGCTACACAAGACATGCCTCTTTTATCATTTGGTGTGGGTTTGCATATGGGAAAGGTAGTCTACGGTAATGTTGGTTCACTTTCTCGTTTAGATTTTACTGTTATGGGACCTGCAGTCAATCGAACAGCTCGACTTGAAGAGTTAACTAAAAAACTAGACTCAGACTTATTATTGACTTCTGAGTTTGCTGAACATATTACAGAACCGTCTGTATTTCTTGGAAGCCATAATGTGAAAGGTGTGGCTGAGCCATTACAAGTACATACCTTAAAGCAGTTCCTTAAAAATAAATAATTAAATTATAAAAATATACCAGGAGTTAGTTTTTATTCAAAATGAGAGGTTGAACTTTACAAAAAGTTTAGGGTTTATCAATTGTTATAATATCTAAAAAAGTATTTATATTGAAAACTGAAGTTAAAATTATAACTGTCTTATTAATAATTAAGTAAGCATTATACTCGAACGTTAAGAAATGCAAAAAGCAGTGCCCCCAATATTGGAGACACATAACTAGGATACTGTTATTTATTGCACTTTCAGTTCTAACATGTCGGCGGTACCAAATGCCTGGTAAATGTTTTTAGTTAATGTAGCTAATTGCTGGTTGTAGGCTTCAATTGGCTCTCCCATACCCATCTTGTCAACCACTGTTCGGAATGGTCGTGAACCAGGTGCTGTAGTGATTACCTGGATGATAGCATCGGCAACAATCCGAGGATTTTGTGCTGGGTTGGCAGACAGTGCCTGCTCAAATCCTTCTAGTGAAGTTTTTGGTGCGTTGGCCATGTCTCCATAGCTTTTTAAACGTGCTGTATCTGATGGTTTTAAAAGTCGGCCGATAAACTCTGTTGGAAAACCACCGGGCTCAATGATGGCGACATCAATACCAAAACTTGACAGCTCAGTCCGGTAATTTTCTGATAAAGCTTCAACAGCCCACTTTGAGGCATTATATGGACCATAAAAAGGAATAGTCATACGCCCAAGTAGGCTTGATACATTAAGGATCAAGCCAGAGCGGCGTTGATGAAAGTGGGGTAAAATTGCACGAATCATTCTGTTTAGCCCAAACACATTGATCTCAAAGACAGCTTTTAAGTCATCAGATGAGAAGCTTTCTTGTATTCCATGAACCCCAATGCCAGCGTTATTTACTAATACGTCAATGTGCCCTGCTTGTTCAATCGCAGAGGCCACCCCTGAAGCAACACTACTTTCATCAGTGACATCAATATTTACAATCGTACCACCCAAGCTTTTGATTTCGTTAGCAATTTTGGTATTTCTTCCTTTGGGATCGCGCATGGAAGCGACAACATTATGACCTTGTAGTAACAGTAACTTTGTTGTTAATAATATTTGAACCGGTGATTAAGATATTTTGCTTCATGATTAAGCCTCCAAATTGGTATCTGCTGTTTAACTAATGATCAATAGTTTAATCTTGTTAATTGTCAGAACAAGATGAGGAATTTGAACTTATGGTTCATAAACTGAGAACAATGAGCTTCATGGAGTTAATCATTTTTCAGGAGGTTGTTCGTTGTGGAGGCATTACTGCAGCAAGTAACAAACTCGGTATTGCTAAATCGGCTGTTAGCACTCAATTAAGTCGATTGGAAAAGAGGCTAGGGGTAAAACTGCTGGAGAGAAGCTCGCGGAGATTGATGATGACTGTTGAAGGGCAGCAGCTGTTGCCAAGAGTTGAATCGCTGATCGCCGAAGGTGAGTTCTTGTTCGAATATGCGGAAACGCAAAGTAAAGAGCCCGGTGGTCAGGTTCGAATAGCTCTCACCCCAGACTTTGGCCAGATAGTAGTGGCTAAGTTTTTTCCTCAAGTAACTAAATTGTATCCACAAATTACTCTGGGCTGTAAATTCAGCTATCAATTTGAGGATATGCAAGACACAGCTTTTGATTTGGGTGTGAGGATAGGAAAAGTCAACGATGAAAGCCTTGTTGCGTATAAGCTAGGACAGTTTAAAAGGGTATTAGTTGCAGGTAAAAAATATGCACAACAACACCCAACTTTTCTACCAAAAGATTTAAAAAAATTAAATTGTATGACTTTTTCAAGTAGTAATAATCCTCGTGCCTGGTCTTTGATCTCCTGTGAAGATGGGGTAACTGAAGTATCGTTGGATGTTTGTGGCGATATTGCTGTGCAAAGCTTCAATATTTTGGTGGAATTATGCTTATCTAATCAGGGAGTGGCATATATCCCCTATTTTTTAGTCAAAGAATACATAAATTCAGGGCAGTTAAAGCACATATTGCCCCAGTGGCAAAGCAAAGTATCAAATGCTTATCTAGTATATAGGTTTGGGGCTGATAAAATCCATCGGATAAAAGCCGTTATTGATTGTGCTAAGACATATTTACCCTCACTCCTTTATTAATAACTTGAATTTTTTCAAGTTATTTCTCAGGTGCCCCTATAGCACTTTCTATTTCTACTATCACCCAATCACTGGTTACCTGCCTATAATATAGATACCTATAGATCAATCAAATGAACTAAATGGGACTTTATGAGATATAGATTGTTATTCTTATGTTGGCTATTCATATCTCCTATAGTGTTCAGTAAAGATGTAATTCGTATTGCCAGCGGAGAATGGCCACCCTTTTTATCTCAGCACTATAATGAATATGGTGCAGGGTCGCATATAGTCAAAGAAGCATTTGCATTAGAAGGAATTAAAGTAGTCTATATTTTTTACCCATGGAAGCGCTCTATGGAAACGGCTAAGGATGGTAAGGTTGACGCTACTTTGCTATGGTCAAAAAATAAAGAGAGAGCAAAGTACTTTCTATTCAGCGACCCTGTTTTAACATTGCGCCATGTATTTTTTCATCGTAAAGATTTCCAATTTGACTGGAAAACCATAGAAAATTTGAAACAGTATAAAATTGGGGTTACCCGTGGGTATTTTTATGGTGAACAAATACAAAATGCTATTGAAAATAAGTTAATCGATACAGAAATAGGTAATACCGATATAATTAACTTAAAAAAGCTTATTGCAAAGCGAATACAGTTATTTATTATTGAGCCAGAAGTAGGCTACGAATTATTGGTAAAAAACTTTTCAGCAAGTGATCAAAAGCTATTAACGAACCACCATAGAGCAATTCAAGAAAGACAGTGGTATTTATTGGTATCAAATAAATCTCCGCAGGCAGAAAAATGGTTGGAAAAATTTAATAAAGGATTAGCTAAATTAAAAAAACAAGGAACTATCGATAAAATAATGGATGATGTCTTAATGGGGCGATATTCTGAAAAGTCAAGGTCGGTTTCTCCAGCTAAAAACAAGCCATTTATCATCGTGGGTGATAGCCTTCATCCACCTTTTTCTTATCTGGATAATGGTGTACCCAAGGGAATTTATGTGGAAATCATAATGAAAGCGTTTAAAAGAATGGGGCGCAGTGATATCAAAATTGAGTTAATGCCATGGAAGCGCGCGCTATATATGGTAGAGACTGGCCTGGCACAAGGTATTTTTCCACCACATTATTTCCTAGATCAACGGCCATATCTAAAGTATTATTCAGTTCCTATAATGCAGGAAATTTCCACGGTATTCTGTAACGTTAAAAATCTAATGAGGGTAGGTATTAATTTTAAACAACTGAAAAGTTGGCCTGATGATTTACAAAGCGCCAGGTTTGTGTTGAGCTTGGGTGTACTTATGGGGGGAGATAAGTTTTGGCGGAGCGTTAATAATAATGAGCTAAACACAACCAACGTAACAGGCCCTGAAGCTGCAATTCGTAAGCTTGCTCCAGGAAAGTTGGACTGTCATATAAATGATCGGGTTACCATACAATGGTATCTAAAAGCACTGAAAAATGAAGACCATACTATCAAACTTGAAGATATAAAGGAGGTATTCCAAATCGAAGAAGAGGCTGGTTATTTAGCTTTATCTGCGTCTTTGTCAAATAAAGAAGCAGGTAATTTTTTTGATAAGTTCAACCAAGAAATACAGTATATGAAGAAAAATGGAATAGTAAAGCAGATAATTGAGAGAAATATTTCTAATGCTAAGCTGCCAAGATCAAATTTTTAACATCATAATTAGTCAAATGAATGATGAATTTTTATAGATTAAATTGAATTCACACCATCCTTGGTGCTGAGGGGTGACAACAAATCCTAGTAATTATTCGTGAAGAGTTAGCTATTGGACTGGCGTATTTTCTCTAAAGTTGCTTTTCCTACTCGTGGCAATGCTAATAGAACATCGTCAGGTGCATTACAAATGGCTTCCTTGTTGGTGTAACCCTGTTTATATAGCATGACAGCTAGTTTAGTGCTGATTCCTTTAATTGTTTTTACTTCAGATTCAAGACCCTTTATAATTTTCCAGTCTTGATCTTTACCAAAATGGTTAGTAATAAAAGGTTGCCAGTTTTCTTGAGTTTCAATTTTAGAGAGCTCTACTACTTTTTTCTCAGGTGCTAATTTTTTGTTATTGAGGGTAGTTAAGAGCTGTTTGAGAAATGCTAAATATACTAACTTATCTTCAACAGCAATATCTGTTTTATAAGGAAGATTGGCTGTTTTATTTACCCATTCGCCATGTTTGTCAAGCATATTTTTTGTGCGTTTAGGTAGTTTTTTATATTCATTACTATTTTCAGCTACTTCTGCCTGCTCAAGACAAACAAGCGGTGTTTTTATAGTGAGTTTTGGCAGATAGATTAAAGTATTTTCTTCGCTATCACTCTCGGTATTTGGTTTGATGATACTTACCTGCTTCTCAGTAGTTTTAGTTGCTTCTTCAGGTTCGGGTACCTGCTCAAAAATAACGTCAGCTATAGTACTTGGTTGGATTGATGTTTCATTATTTTCAGTCAGTTCATCAGCGACAGTATCATTGTTAAAGATACTTTCTATTGGTTCTGCTGAAGCTAGTTCCTCACTATTATTAGCTTCAACTATTTCAGAGGTTTCTGTGTCTGAAGTATTATTAGACTGTTCATCTACCACTTGCTCACCAGCAGTTGACTGATCATTAACTGGGTTAGCGTTTAATGGTTCTGCTATTTCTGATGTGTTTGTCGCTTTTATTGTAGTTGCTATTTCAACAGGATAGGCTCTTTCAATAGTATCAACCGTTTCACCACTATTATTTTTATTAACAAGTGTATTTGTATCTGGTGTCTCGTTTGTACCTGAAATATCGGTTATTTCCAGGGGAGCAGTAACCTCTTGATTATTATCACTATCACTTGATTGGTTTGGCTTTATGAATGTTCGTTCTTCAAAATTACCAGTAGAGTTAACTGTTTCATGGTCAGAAGATTCTTGGTCAAGAGGTTTTATATCAGTGTGTTCTGTATTATCAGATGAAGTGCTGTTCTTATCAGTATAAAGCTGCATTGTTGCTTTTATATTATTAAGCTGCACGTTAAGGTTTTGCGCTTTTTTGCTCGTTAATGCTTGTTCTTGCTCAATTTCATTGAGCTTTTCAATTAATGCTTCGCATTGTTCTATTTCAGTCGGGTGAATTGAGCTTAAACCAGTATGTTGCCAATCAGTAAAAGTTTGCTCTATTTCTTCAACTATTTTTTCAACGCTATTTTCTAAACTATCTACATTAGTTGCATTAATTTCGGCTACTTTTTTCGCATTAGCGTTTGAATTTGCCATAGTATGGCTGCTGGTTTTGCGGAAAAAATAGAGCAATTTTTTAAACATTGGGCCTCCGTAACACATAAAGCTGTGAAGGTGGATTGAATAATGAATGTACTTTTAAAAATTAATCGGTGATCTTTAAATTCCAGCTAATATTCGGTTAAGGTTGTAAATAAAACAGACAATTGTAGTGGTTTGTTAATGTATAAACAATACGTACAGAATACGCATTGATTTATAATGTTTGATTTGCATCACAGGAAACAGGAGTTAAATAATAACGGTATGTAAAGAAGGTTTTGTATAACAATACTACTGATTATGGGAAAGGCTGTGAAAGAAATTTCTATCTCTATTTGGAGACTGTCGCAAATATTAATATGGGGTAACAGGTTATTCTAAGTTTAAGGCATGGTTAGCGTTTGATGGGCTATTTTATTACTGTGTAACTTGTGGTAGCGCCATTAATTGATATTAAGGCGCTACTGGAGTAAGGAATGATTATTCAAGATTGGCGAAGAGTAGCCTGTTCCTTTATCAGACAATAGGCCTATCTTTAACACCTTTACGACAACCTCTATTTGAAAAAGAGGTAAGTTGCACTATCAATTTAACGAAATGAGGATACATAAGGCGCTGTTCGACGTAGTACTAAAGCATTGTTGCTAACGCCTTTAATTCCCATATTGGTGCTTTCTTCATAATTGACCCAAGGCGTTGACCAAAAAGGGATTCGAGTTAGTCCTGAAACATCGCAATTATAAGCCATTACTGTGCGCCAGGTATCTGCCACTGGATTGCAGTGACCATGGCCATAAGTAAAAGGGTCTTGCGAATCATCTTGGGTAATTATATGTCTAGCGCCTTGTAAATGGCCAATTTCATGAGCAAATGAGTAATAGCCCGTTGCACAACTGTCTTTTACTAAAGCAAAGGCTGTAGAGGGGTCAGCCATAATGCTATGGGCTACTCC
This genomic interval from Spartinivicinus ruber contains the following:
- a CDS encoding helix-hairpin-helix domain-containing protein, with amino-acid sequence MFKKLLYFFRKTSSHTMANSNANAKKVAEINATNVDSLENSVEKIVEEIEQTFTDWQHTGLSSIHPTEIEQCEALIEKLNEIEQEQALTSKKAQNLNVQLNNIKATMQLYTDKNSTSSDNTEHTDIKPLDQESSDHETVNSTGNFEERTFIKPNQSSDSDNNQEVTAPLEITDISGTNETPDTNTLVNKNNSGETVDTIERAYPVEIATTIKATNTSEIAEPLNANPVNDQSTAGEQVVDEQSNNTSDTETSEIVEANNSEELASAEPIESIFNNDTVADELTENNETSIQPSTIADVIFEQVPEPEEATKTTEKQVSIIKPNTESDSEENTLIYLPKLTIKTPLVCLEQAEVAENSNEYKKLPKRTKNMLDKHGEWVNKTANLPYKTDIAVEDKLVYLAFLKQLLTTLNNKKLAPEKKVVELSKIETQENWQPFITNHFGKDQDWKIIKGLESEVKTIKGISTKLAVMLYKQGYTNKEAICNAPDDVLLALPRVGKATLEKIRQSNS
- a CDS encoding SDR family NAD(P)-dependent oxidoreductase produces the protein MLLTTKLLLLQGHNVVASMRDPKGRNTKIANEIKSLGGTIVNIDVTDESSVASGVASAIEQAGHIDVLVNNAGIGVHGIQESFSSDDLKAVFEINVFGLNRMIRAILPHFHQRRSGLILNVSSLLGRMTIPFYGPYNASKWAVEALSENYRTELSSFGIDVAIIEPGGFPTEFIGRLLKPSDTARLKSYGDMANAPKTSLEGFEQALSANPAQNPRIVADAIIQVITTAPGSRPFRTVVDKMGMGEPIEAYNQQLATLTKNIYQAFGTADMLELKVQ
- a CDS encoding adenylate/guanylate cyclase domain-containing protein gives rise to the protein MVLNIQKNLQEILLGGVEDWNIAETVHWLLTSGRVITDPAVFLKDLGEHLIKSGANVARIRITLNTIDPEVRATVYTWWRDKDEVEVFAPPHGVDQTPSYRGSPIEEVLEHRRIVRHKLTKELAPEYHVVLQELCSEGITDYVAFPLGFTDQTVSTFIIASDNDQGFSESDFKKWQALLLYLLPVLEVFSARNTIKSLLNTYVGPSTGKKILNGIVKRGDSELIECALWYSDLRNFTALTESLSTEAMLQLLNSYFELITNAVTQHNGEVLRFIGDAMLIVFTAEELGSIDNACIAALQAALDANNQLQQLNKELATQDMPLLSFGVGLHMGKVVYGNVGSLSRLDFTVMGPAVNRTARLEELTKKLDSDLLLTSEFAEHITEPSVFLGSHNVKGVAEPLQVHTLKQFLKNK
- a CDS encoding substrate-binding periplasmic protein, whose product is MRYRLLFLCWLFISPIVFSKDVIRIASGEWPPFLSQHYNEYGAGSHIVKEAFALEGIKVVYIFYPWKRSMETAKDGKVDATLLWSKNKERAKYFLFSDPVLTLRHVFFHRKDFQFDWKTIENLKQYKIGVTRGYFYGEQIQNAIENKLIDTEIGNTDIINLKKLIAKRIQLFIIEPEVGYELLVKNFSASDQKLLTNHHRAIQERQWYLLVSNKSPQAEKWLEKFNKGLAKLKKQGTIDKIMDDVLMGRYSEKSRSVSPAKNKPFIIVGDSLHPPFSYLDNGVPKGIYVEIIMKAFKRMGRSDIKIELMPWKRALYMVETGLAQGIFPPHYFLDQRPYLKYYSVPIMQEISTVFCNVKNLMRVGINFKQLKSWPDDLQSARFVLSLGVLMGGDKFWRSVNNNELNTTNVTGPEAAIRKLAPGKLDCHINDRVTIQWYLKALKNEDHTIKLEDIKEVFQIEEEAGYLALSASLSNKEAGNFFDKFNQEIQYMKKNGIVKQIIERNISNAKLPRSNF
- a CDS encoding LysR family transcriptional regulator, producing MVHKLRTMSFMELIIFQEVVRCGGITAASNKLGIAKSAVSTQLSRLEKRLGVKLLERSSRRLMMTVEGQQLLPRVESLIAEGEFLFEYAETQSKEPGGQVRIALTPDFGQIVVAKFFPQVTKLYPQITLGCKFSYQFEDMQDTAFDLGVRIGKVNDESLVAYKLGQFKRVLVAGKKYAQQHPTFLPKDLKKLNCMTFSSSNNPRAWSLISCEDGVTEVSLDVCGDIAVQSFNILVELCLSNQGVAYIPYFLVKEYINSGQLKHILPQWQSKVSNAYLVYRFGADKIHRIKAVIDCAKTYLPSLLY